One part of the Falsibacillus pallidus genome encodes these proteins:
- a CDS encoding glycosyltransferase, with translation MKLLFSYTGPLIKDKEGNYYSRTITDKMLSRYFKIANEVNIFTRVKEVFDEKELKKFTKINSENFYVTECPNISSLKEIIYNSLKVKGQIEKAVAEADIIIARLPCVTGNIVVKTAKTKQKPYLVEVVGCPRDVYWSHSYKGKFAALPSYLAMKRAVKRAPYTLYVTNEFLQHRYPCKGRVIGCSDVSLPKLDEGILKKRLLRINNQEDKPLIIGTTAAVNVKYKGQEYVIKAMSRLIREGYNIEYHLAGGGENTYLKSIAEKYGVLDKVKFLGSLPHEKVFEYLDNIDIYIQPSKTEGLPRALVEAMSRGCPSLGSNIGGIPELIDENFTFSAGSVDEIYRLLKNTDKNMMLEEACRSFKKAKEFDTKLLENKRLTFYKEFCELSKG, from the coding sequence ATGAAATTATTATTTAGTTATACCGGCCCGCTTATTAAAGATAAAGAAGGGAATTATTATAGTAGAACTATCACAGATAAAATGCTATCCCGATATTTTAAAATTGCTAATGAAGTAAATATCTTTACACGAGTTAAAGAAGTTTTTGATGAGAAAGAACTTAAAAAATTTACGAAAATAAATTCAGAGAACTTTTATGTTACGGAATGTCCCAATATATCTTCTTTGAAAGAGATCATTTATAACAGTCTAAAAGTAAAAGGACAAATAGAAAAGGCGGTAGCAGAAGCTGACATAATTATTGCTCGCCTGCCATGCGTAACAGGAAATATAGTAGTTAAAACAGCAAAAACAAAACAAAAACCATATCTTGTAGAAGTGGTAGGTTGTCCTAGGGATGTTTACTGGAGTCATAGTTATAAAGGGAAGTTCGCTGCTTTACCTAGTTATTTAGCTATGAAAAGAGCTGTGAAAAGAGCACCTTACACATTATATGTAACAAATGAATTTTTACAGCATAGATATCCTTGTAAAGGTAGAGTGATAGGGTGTTCGGATGTATCTTTACCTAAATTAGATGAAGGTATACTTAAGAAGCGGTTATTAAGAATTAATAATCAAGAAGACAAGCCTTTAATAATTGGAACTACTGCTGCTGTAAATGTAAAATATAAAGGGCAAGAATATGTCATTAAAGCTATGTCAAGGTTAATTAGGGAAGGTTATAACATCGAGTATCACTTAGCAGGAGGCGGTGAGAACACCTATTTGAAGTCTATTGCAGAAAAATATGGTGTTCTTGATAAGGTAAAGTTTCTAGGATCGTTACCTCATGAAAAAGTATTTGAGTACTTGGATAATATCGATATTTATATTCAGCCAAGTAAAACAGAAGGGTTACCTCGAGCTTTGGTTGAGGCTATGAGTAGAGGATGTCCATCTTTGGGCTCTAATATAGGAGGGATACCTGAACTGATAGATGAAAACTTTACTTTTAGTGCTGGATCAGTAGATGAGATATACAGATTGCTAAAAAACACGGATAAGAACATGATGCTAGAAGAGGCATGCCGTAGTTTTAAAAAGGCGAAAGAATTTGATACAAAATTATTAGAAAATAAGAGGCTTACTTTCTATAAAGAGTTCTGTGAATTGAGCAAAGGTTAA
- a CDS encoding oligosaccharide flippase family protein: MKTLEKNKIPLSLRLNFSWTLIGNIIYAACQWGLLIMLAKFGSPDMVGIYSLGLALTAPVFMLTNLQLRSVIATDTEGKHSFNNYLGLRLICILLAIIIISIIIFMANYNYQTVAVLLIICLAKGIEATSDVIYGVLQKEERMDFISKSMIIKGITSILFMGITLLITQNLIYSVVALAFAWLLVMLLYDIKNVRHLTTIKPYFEKGSFFELIRLSLPLGIVMMLLSFNSNVPRYIIDHYLDADSLGYYSAIAYIVIAGTTVVNALGQSATPRLSKNFANRELKEARRLLVKLVIIASLLGSLGILIAFFFGKQILSLLYNNEYSNYSSEFVLVMVYAFFAYLSSFLGYSMTAARLFKIQPLLFIVVTLSNVIFSILLVPVFGMRGAIYGLIIAGVIQFLGSLLINIFIFRDKRKQSGGQFNNG, from the coding sequence ATGAAAACGTTAGAAAAAAATAAAATCCCACTGTCTCTACGTCTGAATTTTTCTTGGACTTTAATTGGTAATATCATTTATGCTGCTTGTCAATGGGGATTATTAATAATGTTGGCGAAATTCGGAAGTCCTGATATGGTCGGTATTTATTCTTTAGGGTTAGCGCTAACAGCACCAGTTTTTATGTTAACCAATTTACAATTAAGATCAGTAATAGCTACGGATACCGAAGGAAAACACTCCTTTAACAATTATCTTGGTTTAAGATTAATTTGTATATTATTAGCAATAATTATCATTTCAATTATAATTTTTATGGCAAATTACAATTACCAAACGGTTGCAGTTCTATTAATAATCTGTCTTGCAAAAGGTATAGAGGCTACTAGTGATGTGATATATGGAGTATTACAGAAAGAAGAGAGAATGGATTTTATATCAAAATCTATGATTATAAAAGGTATTACCTCCATTCTTTTTATGGGAATAACCTTATTGATAACACAAAATTTAATTTATAGTGTAGTAGCTTTAGCATTTGCATGGTTACTAGTTATGTTACTATATGATATTAAAAATGTACGCCATCTCACTACAATAAAACCTTATTTTGAAAAAGGTTCCTTTTTTGAATTAATCCGATTAAGTTTACCTTTAGGAATTGTAATGATGTTACTATCTTTTAATTCAAATGTTCCAAGATATATAATCGACCATTATTTAGATGCTGATTCTTTAGGATATTATTCTGCTATCGCATATATTGTTATTGCAGGAACAACGGTTGTAAATGCATTAGGGCAGTCTGCAACGCCAAGGCTTTCTAAAAATTTTGCGAATAGAGAGTTGAAAGAAGCTAGACGGTTATTAGTAAAATTAGTTATTATAGCTTCTTTATTAGGCAGTTTAGGAATATTAATTGCATTTTTCTTTGGAAAGCAGATATTGAGTCTTTTGTACAATAATGAATATAGTAATTATTCAAGTGAGTTTGTGCTTGTAATGGTCTATGCTTTTTTTGCGTATTTAAGTTCATTTTTAGGTTACAGTATGACCGCTGCGCGTTTGTTTAAAATCCAACCTTTACTATTCATTGTTGTAACACTCTCCAATGTAATATTTTCAATTTTATTAGTGCCCGTTTTTGGTATGAGGGGGGCAATTTACGGATTAATAATTGCCGGGGTAATTCAATTTCTTGGTAGTTTACTAATTAATATTTTCATTTTTAGAGATAAAAGAAAGCAATCTGGAGGTCAATTCAATAATGGATAA
- a CDS encoding glycosyltransferase family 1 protein: MDNNNQVRILHIVGAMNRGGAETLIMNIYRKIDRTKIQFDFAVNTSEQCHFDEEIKSLGGRIFSHPNPTTSGLKAYRQALKETIKSKGPFEGIHSHVHHFSGFVLQIAKQMDIPIRLAHSHNTQDGHASSIKRNLYRWYTSRLIDKNATHLPGCSKAACESLFGINCWEDNRVFVIPNAVDLVPFKNIELDKKELRKKLNLPVNGPLLGHIGRFSKQKNHHLLIEVFEGVLKESPDSNLLLVGEGALKKEIEDLVFNKGIQSNVHFLGVRNDVPEILSAIDLFLFPSLFEGLPVVLVEAQAAGIPCVISSSITKEVDMNNQLIKFVDLKAGIDTWTKEIINSLVLNLPSWEERENALRVSGYDLRSVVRKMENIYG, translated from the coding sequence ATGGATAATAATAATCAAGTTAGAATACTGCACATAGTTGGCGCAATGAATCGCGGCGGTGCTGAAACCTTAATTATGAATATATATAGAAAGATTGATCGGACAAAGATTCAATTTGACTTTGCGGTAAATACATCCGAGCAGTGTCATTTCGATGAGGAAATAAAATCATTAGGCGGTCGAATATTCAGTCACCCAAATCCCACTACTTCAGGATTAAAAGCTTACAGACAAGCACTTAAAGAAACTATAAAAAGTAAAGGACCATTTGAAGGAATTCATAGCCATGTTCATCATTTTAGTGGGTTTGTACTACAAATTGCCAAACAAATGGATATACCTATCAGGTTAGCTCACAGCCATAATACACAAGATGGACATGCATCTTCAATAAAAAGGAATTTATATCGTTGGTACACAAGTAGGCTAATTGATAAAAATGCAACACACCTTCCTGGATGTTCTAAAGCAGCATGTGAGTCTTTATTCGGAATAAATTGTTGGGAAGACAATAGAGTATTTGTCATACCAAATGCGGTAGATCTTGTTCCTTTCAAAAATATTGAATTAGATAAAAAAGAGTTAAGGAAAAAACTAAACTTACCAGTCAATGGCCCATTATTAGGGCATATTGGTCGTTTTAGCAAGCAAAAGAACCATCATTTATTAATAGAAGTATTCGAGGGAGTTTTAAAGGAATCTCCTGATTCTAACCTATTACTTGTTGGTGAAGGAGCATTAAAAAAAGAGATAGAGGATTTAGTATTTAATAAAGGGATACAAAGCAACGTTCACTTTCTTGGTGTTAGAAATGATGTACCAGAAATATTATCAGCAATTGATCTATTTTTATTTCCATCTCTTTTTGAAGGATTACCAGTCGTTCTTGTAGAAGCACAGGCTGCTGGAATACCATGTGTTATATCTAGCTCTATAACTAAAGAAGTTGATATGAATAATCAATTAATTAAGTTTGTAGATTTAAAAGCTGGTATTGATACTTGGACAAAAGAGATAATAAATTCATTAGTTTTAAACTTACCATCTTGGGAGGAAAGAGAGAATGCCCTTAGGGTTTCAGGATATGATCTTAGAAGCGTGGTAAGAAAAATGGAGAATATTTATGGTTGA
- the galE gene encoding UDP-glucose 4-epimerase GalE, protein MNILVTGGAGYIGSHTCIALLEAGHSVIIADNLCNSRLETIEKIINITDKEVTFFEIDATDEQGIDVIFNNNKIDGVIHFAGLKAVGESVDIPLTYYYNNIASTMILAKACQKYGVNRFVFSSSATVYGDNKVPFVETMNLLPTTNPYGETKAMSERILTDITKANPEFSVDLLRYFNPVGAHESGLIGEAPNGIPNNLMPYVTQVAKGRLKKLRVFGNDYPTIDDTGVRDYIHVLDLAEGHVAALDNLKEGAHIYNLGTGQGTSVLELVKAFEDANGIEVPYEIIERRPGDIASCYADASKVTGGA, encoded by the coding sequence ATGAACATATTAGTAACCGGAGGCGCGGGATATATAGGTTCACATACATGTATTGCATTATTAGAAGCAGGGCATTCAGTTATAATTGCTGATAACCTTTGTAATAGCAGACTTGAGACCATTGAGAAAATAATAAACATTACAGATAAAGAAGTAACTTTTTTTGAGATTGATGCAACTGATGAACAAGGTATTGATGTTATTTTTAATAATAATAAAATAGATGGTGTTATTCATTTTGCTGGATTAAAAGCGGTAGGTGAATCGGTAGATATACCATTAACTTATTATTATAACAATATAGCTAGCACTATGATTCTTGCTAAAGCTTGTCAGAAATATGGTGTGAATCGTTTTGTTTTCAGTTCATCAGCAACAGTTTACGGAGATAATAAAGTACCTTTCGTTGAAACTATGAACCTGTTACCCACTACTAATCCTTATGGTGAAACGAAAGCTATGAGTGAGCGAATTCTTACTGATATAACTAAAGCAAACCCTGAATTTTCAGTTGATCTTCTAAGATATTTTAATCCAGTCGGAGCCCATGAAAGTGGCTTGATTGGTGAAGCACCTAATGGCATTCCCAATAACCTTATGCCATATGTTACTCAGGTTGCCAAAGGAAGACTGAAGAAACTTCGAGTTTTTGGAAACGACTATCCAACTATAGATGATACCGGAGTAAGAGACTATATTCATGTCTTAGATCTAGCAGAGGGGCATGTTGCAGCGTTAGATAATCTTAAGGAAGGTGCTCATATTTATAACTTGGGAACTGGTCAAGGTACCAGCGTACTAGAGTTAGTGAAAGCCTTTGAAGACGCTAATGGTATTGAAGTTCCTTATGAAATAATAGAACGGAGACCTGGAGATATTGCTTCATGCTATGCTGATGCTTCAAAAGTTACTGGTGGTGCCTGA
- the galE gene encoding UDP-glucose 4-epimerase GalE has product MNILVTGGAGYIGSHTCVALLEAGHSVIVVDNLNNSNLETLEKIKQLTNKDLIFYQMDATNEVAIDKVFSNHEIHGVIHFAGYKAVGESVAKPLAYYQNNLVSTMVLAGACQKYGVHRFVFSSSATVYGDNQVPFIETMNLQPTTNPYGETKAMSEKILTDTSKANPKFSIALLRYFNPVGAHESGLIGEAPNGIPNNLMPFVTQVAKGKREKLYVFGYDYPTVDGTGVRDYIHVMDLAEGHVAALENLTEGVHIYNLGSGKGTSVFELIRAFEEAIGITIPYEIVDRRPGDIAASYADVCKAKRELGWEVKRDIKAMCRDAWNFEENYVEVVESK; this is encoded by the coding sequence ATGAATATTCTTGTCACTGGTGGAGCTGGCTACATTGGTTCACACACTTGTGTTGCTTTATTAGAAGCGGGACATAGTGTAATAGTTGTAGATAATTTAAATAATAGTAATCTTGAAACCTTAGAAAAGATAAAGCAGCTCACGAATAAAGACTTAATCTTTTATCAAATGGATGCTACCAATGAAGTAGCAATAGATAAGGTTTTTTCCAATCATGAGATACACGGAGTAATTCACTTTGCTGGATACAAAGCTGTAGGTGAATCTGTTGCAAAACCTCTTGCTTACTATCAAAATAATCTAGTGAGTACGATGGTTCTTGCAGGTGCCTGCCAAAAGTATGGAGTGCATCGATTTGTATTTAGTTCATCTGCCACTGTATATGGCGATAATCAAGTGCCTTTTATTGAAACCATGAATCTCCAGCCAACCACAAACCCATATGGAGAAACAAAAGCGATGAGTGAGAAAATTCTAACAGATACTTCCAAGGCAAATCCTAAATTCTCTATTGCTCTTCTTCGCTACTTTAACCCAGTAGGGGCGCACGAAAGTGGATTAATTGGAGAAGCACCAAATGGCATCCCTAATAATCTAATGCCTTTCGTTACTCAAGTAGCTAAAGGAAAGCGGGAAAAGTTATACGTATTCGGTTACGATTATCCAACAGTGGATGGTACGGGTGTACGTGATTATATCCATGTGATGGATCTTGCAGAAGGACATGTGGCTGCACTGGAAAATTTAACAGAGGGTGTCCATATCTATAACCTGGGATCCGGTAAAGGGACAAGTGTATTTGAGTTAATCCGTGCTTTTGAAGAAGCAATTGGGATAACTATCCCATATGAAATAGTAGATAGACGTCCAGGAGATATTGCTGCCTCCTATGCTGATGTATGCAAGGCAAAGCGAGAGCTAGGTTGGGAAGTGAAGCGAGATATAAAAGCGATGTGTCGTGATGCTTGGAATTTTGAGGAGAATTATGTGGAAGTGGTAGAGAGTAAATAA
- a CDS encoding ankyrin repeat domain-containing protein, producing the protein MNEKYHSLCPDEKKFSFLVSAASRNYHKELIKLIQDIPFSQSELTKALDYSSSSCDVFTVKILLDAGAVFNEENISILINAVEDENTEVAAFLIHELGNINIVDGMGFSLLHHTSSVSRDQDFLTYLLYKGLDVNKQDNYGRTALMHTLLSIELDPENWFVEFGEKLLGAGADPNMHDNEGCTVLMMACKYEGYTLYGDEALIEFMKMLIHNGADVSIQNNQGQTALDIVGEGTSV; encoded by the coding sequence TTGAATGAGAAGTATCATTCCTTATGCCCGGATGAGAAGAAGTTTTCATTTTTAGTAAGTGCTGCTTCTCGGAATTACCATAAAGAGTTAATTAAATTAATTCAAGATATACCTTTTTCTCAATCAGAGCTAACAAAGGCATTAGATTACTCTTCTTCCTCTTGTGATGTTTTTACCGTGAAGATTTTGTTAGATGCTGGAGCTGTATTTAATGAAGAAAACATATCGATATTAATAAATGCTGTTGAGGATGAAAATACGGAAGTAGCAGCGTTCCTGATTCATGAACTTGGAAATATTAATATTGTAGATGGAATGGGATTTTCATTGCTCCATCACACATCTTCGGTTTCACGGGATCAGGATTTTTTAACTTATTTGCTTTATAAGGGACTTGATGTTAATAAGCAAGATAATTATGGGAGAACAGCTTTAATGCATACATTATTAAGTATTGAGTTGGACCCTGAAAACTGGTTTGTGGAATTTGGGGAGAAGTTACTAGGCGCAGGTGCAGATCCTAACATGCATGATAATGAGGGATGTACCGTATTGATGATGGCTTGCAAGTATGAAGGTTATACATTATATGGGGACGAAGCTTTGATTGAATTTATGAAGATGTTAATTCACAACGGAGCAGATGTAAGCATTCAGAATAACCAGGGCCAAACAGCATTGGATATTGTTGGTGAAGGAACATCAGTTTAA
- a CDS encoding S-layer homology domain-containing protein: MGNKLFFFGVVLILLTIFIPISANAQTDLPIGSIVEGSITADNTGNSYKINLTAAGKLTVNIDAYFSNVTVSLRAPDGEFIWQNHRIFNGAPDTPVVWKDSMNVEPGEYTLIIGKGNTDTGKFNVKVDFSGAGNNEKEPNQTINDSMNVVLNQSPVKGFISWNDRIDYYKVELPESGRLILNVKTDFPGPGGLFQLIDGSGKEIYWDTIGQNNGITGNWTRHTDLKAGTYYIRYSGNDSILYQGPYELSASFTPVHYQEKEPNDIKAVAEEIEVDNQTHIGFLSFHDLTDYYKFEMKYTGLLTIDFSSERVGYDLMNEGDMIMDRKGSMGKVGVFDPFSSTIELKKGTYYFVPNVYKDDTGMYTFKLHAESNFSDVPEDYLPSVTYLLEKGVTTGVSSKGFGTNLSVKRGDAAIWLANILNLDTSKGDDSPFTDVPLRARGSVNALQQAGIITGKSPSNFGSNDFVKRGEMALMLQRAYHLSSEGTVMRFTDVPSRYDLAVRALKKKGITNGKNTVSFAPDSYVTRGELALFIFRAEH; this comes from the coding sequence ATGGGAAATAAATTGTTTTTCTTTGGGGTAGTTCTTATATTGCTGACTATATTCATTCCGATATCTGCGAATGCACAAACTGACCTGCCGATTGGGTCAATTGTTGAAGGGTCAATTACAGCTGATAACACAGGAAACAGCTACAAAATAAATTTAACTGCAGCCGGAAAATTAACGGTGAATATCGATGCTTACTTTTCGAATGTAACGGTTTCCTTGAGGGCGCCGGACGGGGAGTTCATCTGGCAAAATCATCGGATTTTCAATGGTGCACCGGATACTCCTGTTGTGTGGAAGGATTCCATGAATGTAGAGCCTGGAGAATATACACTTATTATAGGGAAAGGGAATACGGATACTGGTAAATTCAATGTCAAAGTAGATTTTTCAGGGGCAGGAAATAATGAAAAAGAACCGAATCAGACCATTAATGATTCAATGAATGTAGTTCTTAATCAGTCTCCAGTTAAAGGCTTTATCAGTTGGAATGATAGAATTGATTATTATAAAGTGGAATTGCCTGAATCAGGGCGTCTTATTCTTAATGTTAAAACGGATTTTCCAGGGCCGGGAGGGCTATTCCAGTTAATCGATGGGTCTGGGAAAGAGATATACTGGGATACCATTGGACAGAATAACGGGATCACGGGGAATTGGACACGCCATACGGATCTGAAAGCAGGAACGTATTATATCCGTTATTCCGGAAATGATTCCATCCTTTATCAAGGTCCATACGAGTTGAGTGCTTCCTTCACTCCGGTACATTATCAGGAGAAAGAACCGAATGATATAAAAGCTGTCGCGGAGGAAATCGAAGTAGATAATCAAACCCATATCGGTTTTCTCAGTTTTCATGATTTGACCGACTATTACAAATTCGAAATGAAGTATACAGGCCTGCTGACCATTGACTTTTCATCTGAACGGGTTGGATATGATCTGATGAATGAAGGTGATATGATAATGGATCGAAAAGGCAGCATGGGGAAGGTTGGCGTCTTTGACCCTTTTTCGAGTACGATTGAACTAAAAAAGGGGACATACTATTTTGTTCCGAATGTTTATAAAGACGATACGGGTATGTATACCTTTAAACTCCATGCGGAAAGCAACTTCTCCGATGTACCAGAAGATTATCTGCCAAGCGTGACGTATTTATTAGAAAAAGGGGTGACCACGGGTGTATCGAGTAAAGGCTTTGGGACCAATCTCTCCGTTAAGCGGGGGGATGCAGCCATTTGGCTGGCGAATATTCTGAACTTAGATACTTCAAAGGGAGATGATTCCCCATTTACTGATGTTCCACTTCGGGCAAGAGGTTCTGTCAATGCGCTGCAGCAGGCTGGAATCATCACCGGAAAATCACCCTCCAATTTTGGCTCGAATGACTTTGTCAAACGTGGTGAAATGGCTTTAATGCTGCAAAGGGCGTATCACTTATCGAGCGAAGGAACGGTAATGAGATTTACGGATGTTCCTTCGCGGTATGATCTTGCAGTTAGAGCCTTGAAGAAAAAAGGTATCACTAACGGAAAGAACACAGTTTCCTTTGCGCCGGATTCGTATGTGACCCGAGGAGAATTGGCATTGTTCATCTTTCGGGCTGAGCACTGA
- a CDS encoding LCP family protein: MKKKLLIIISSIIGVFLLAGGGYACYLFNTVKASADQMHEPLKLSTPHEKPNISGGGNSKSEDQPERTGPDPISILLLGVDERKGDSGRSDTLIVATLNTSKKTMQMVSIPRDTRTEIIGHGTVDKINHAYAFGGPSMSVETVENFTGIKIDYFIKMNMEALSQLVDAVGGVTVENALDWYEGGPNGFHYKKGKLELNGKRALGYVRMRHDDPNGDFGRNERQRQIVMAILMKAASITSVGKYDDILHILGDNVQTNLTFDNMMDIQKNYRDVRANIEQYEVKGQGGKIDGIYYLTVPDEEREKVSQMLKSNLER, encoded by the coding sequence GTGAAGAAAAAACTATTGATTATCATTTCTAGCATCATTGGTGTTTTTCTATTGGCGGGGGGAGGATATGCCTGCTATTTATTTAACACCGTGAAGGCATCTGCAGATCAGATGCATGAGCCCCTGAAACTTTCGACTCCTCATGAAAAGCCGAATATCAGCGGGGGAGGAAACAGTAAAAGTGAAGATCAGCCTGAGCGTACAGGTCCCGATCCGATTTCAATCTTGCTCCTTGGCGTGGATGAAAGGAAGGGTGATAGCGGACGATCGGATACATTGATTGTCGCGACATTGAATACGAGCAAAAAAACGATGCAGATGGTAAGTATCCCTCGTGATACCCGGACGGAGATTATTGGCCACGGCACCGTAGATAAAATCAATCATGCCTATGCATTTGGCGGTCCAAGCATGTCAGTCGAAACCGTAGAGAATTTTACCGGGATCAAGATCGATTATTTCATTAAGATGAACATGGAAGCATTAAGCCAGTTGGTCGATGCAGTCGGCGGAGTGACGGTTGAGAATGCGTTGGATTGGTATGAGGGAGGTCCAAATGGATTCCATTACAAAAAAGGAAAATTGGAGCTGAATGGGAAAAGGGCATTGGGATATGTGAGGATGCGTCATGATGATCCAAATGGAGATTTTGGCCGCAATGAGCGTCAGCGGCAAATCGTCATGGCCATCCTTATGAAAGCAGCAAGCATAACATCAGTGGGTAAATACGATGACATTCTCCATATACTTGGCGACAATGTCCAGACAAACCTGACATTCGACAACATGATGGACATCCAAAAGAATTATCGTGATGTCCGGGCAAACATTGAGCAGTATGAAGTGAAAGGGCAAGGCGGCAAGATTGATGGAATCTATTATCTGACCGTTCCAGATGAAGAAAGGGAAAAAGTGTCCCAGATGCTGAAGAGTAACCTAGAACGGTAA
- a CDS encoding ATP-binding protein, translating to MWESIQSLCLHVVFILFTILIYQVFFYEREEKRKRVRSKFFVCMLVILVFTMSQPVLYSEVYKYDFKVVPIILSFLYGGKRAGFAAVFVLLITGLFTGPKLVILAGNYTIFCLLLMSITNLFNRYRIKGKVIVISLVYLMIPITRGIFLIVKGDIPQIIFEVSSSSIILATLIAIIYLIENMNEQMEMKQELILREKMDVVSQLAASVAHEVRNPMTSVRGFMQLMQNERLTEKQDMYINISIEELDRAQGIINQYLDLAKPQTNPHETIDLTSVIHQSINVMQSYAVLNSIHIQHEVEPSLEIVGFKLEIQQVLINIIKNAIEAIKSEGEIRISAAKQSNGIISILIEDNGAGMTEDQIKKLGSPYYSTKEKGTGLGLTLCHHIVKQMGGHIIIKSELNKGTCFNIKLPSGT from the coding sequence ATGTGGGAATCTATCCAGAGCTTGTGCTTACATGTGGTATTCATTCTTTTTACTATCTTAATCTATCAAGTCTTTTTCTATGAAAGAGAAGAGAAACGGAAAAGGGTCCGTTCCAAGTTTTTTGTATGCATGCTGGTGATATTAGTGTTTACGATGAGCCAACCGGTTCTTTATTCAGAAGTATACAAGTATGATTTTAAGGTTGTCCCTATCATCCTGTCCTTTTTATACGGAGGCAAAAGAGCGGGATTTGCAGCTGTTTTCGTCCTGCTCATAACCGGACTCTTCACTGGACCTAAGCTTGTTATTCTAGCTGGGAATTATACTATATTTTGCTTATTGCTGATGTCTATAACCAATCTGTTTAATCGTTATCGAATAAAAGGTAAAGTCATTGTGATCAGCTTAGTTTATCTGATGATCCCAATTACAAGAGGAATCTTTCTCATTGTAAAAGGAGACATTCCTCAAATCATATTTGAAGTAAGTTCCTCTTCTATTATTTTAGCCACCCTTATCGCTATCATTTATTTAATTGAAAATATGAATGAACAAATGGAGATGAAACAGGAGTTGATCCTTAGGGAAAAGATGGATGTTGTCAGTCAACTGGCAGCTTCTGTTGCACATGAAGTCCGCAATCCGATGACTTCCGTTCGCGGGTTTATGCAGTTAATGCAGAATGAAAGGTTAACAGAAAAGCAGGATATGTATATCAACATTTCCATAGAGGAGTTGGACAGGGCGCAAGGAATCATCAATCAATATCTGGATCTCGCTAAGCCCCAAACCAATCCCCATGAGACCATTGATTTAACATCCGTCATCCACCAATCGATTAACGTCATGCAATCATACGCTGTTTTGAACAGCATACATATCCAACATGAAGTGGAACCATCTCTTGAAATCGTGGGATTTAAACTAGAAATCCAGCAGGTGTTGATCAATATCATCAAAAATGCGATTGAAGCGATCAAAAGTGAAGGAGAAATCCGGATTTCAGCTGCCAAGCAATCCAATGGCATTATATCCATTCTGATAGAAGATAATGGAGCAGGAATGACCGAAGACCAAATAAAAAAACTTGGGAGCCCCTATTACTCTACCAAAGAAAAAGGAACTGGATTGGGACTGACCTTATGCCATCATATCGTGAAGCAGATGGGTGGCCATATCATCATTAAGAGTGAGTTGAATAAAGGGACATGCTTTAACATAAAGCTTCCATCTGGAACATAG